A window from Calditrichota bacterium encodes these proteins:
- a CDS encoding sigma-70 family RNA polymerase sigma factor, translating into MAKEKKAPRPSDEDLIERFQNGDVYAFDLIVKRYKNQLLNFIYRFLGNTEEAEDLVQETFLRVYRNRKAYQKVAKFSTWIYTIAGNLAKTELRKRKRRRFFSISELGYNDKDYDISDENYNPERDVDGRIKETMIHEKIMELSPKFREVIILRDVQQLSYEEISEIVNIPLGTVKSRVNRGRLKLQEKLKPLLDK; encoded by the coding sequence ATGGCTAAGGAAAAAAAAGCTCCCCGTCCCAGCGACGAGGATTTAATCGAGAGATTTCAAAACGGCGATGTTTATGCGTTTGATTTGATTGTCAAGCGTTATAAAAATCAGTTGTTGAATTTTATTTATAGATTTTTGGGCAACACCGAAGAAGCCGAAGATTTGGTGCAGGAAACCTTTCTGAGGGTCTATCGCAACCGCAAAGCGTATCAGAAGGTGGCAAAATTTTCGACATGGATTTACACGATTGCCGGGAATTTAGCAAAGACAGAATTGAGAAAAAGGAAAAGGAGGCGATTTTTTTCAATATCGGAATTGGGCTATAATGACAAGGATTATGATATTTCCGATGAAAATTACAATCCCGAGCGTGACGTAGACGGGCGAATCAAAGAGACGATGATTCACGAGAAAATAATGGAATTGTCGCCCAAGTTTCGGGAAGTGATTATTTTGAGAGATGTGCAGCAGCTTTCTTACGAAGAAATCAGTGAAATTGTAAATATACCGCTGGGCACGGTGAAATCGCGAGTTAATCGTGGCCGGCTGAAATTGCAGGAAAAATTAAAACCACTGCTTGACAAATAA
- a CDS encoding PDZ domain-containing protein, translated as MKRTASVIFAFCVSLFFMNPSQAQYAISLNSFQTDIPQLINHIKHSIVTVSAKSTHSYLIDKGEGIISWFWNNVEEKKGEITIVGSGVIYNSDGYIVTKSSNLANFEEIKVTLCNQKQYAATYIGTDEFTGLSLIKIEADSLFPVQFGDSRQQPIYSPVVILGNSLGIAPFASFGLINGIKAPDMLIISAQINPGNNGAGVFNLNGELVGVVSAQLTPTTGTTVNSAYQSAGVALASNQVKRIIGNILKMQHEQKGWLGIDIEVDSLAKGKIIISSVVPGSPADRSGLKKGDRLLKYNDSFFTSLDQFASLIENTKPGTTVSIDFIRQNRHLKVFPQIGVRRPIHFNLKKPPLKGVLPDNFKIDRSIEAMTISREYFERLNAQIYQLQNEVKMLKAKMKTAQE; from the coding sequence ATGAAACGAACAGCCTCGGTCATTTTTGCTTTTTGTGTCAGCTTGTTTTTTATGAATCCAAGTCAGGCGCAATACGCGATATCTCTGAATTCTTTTCAGACAGATATCCCGCAGCTTATTAATCATATCAAACATTCTATCGTCACCGTCTCTGCCAAATCTACCCATTCCTATCTCATCGACAAAGGAGAAGGCATTATTTCCTGGTTCTGGAATAATGTCGAAGAGAAAAAGGGCGAAATCACCATTGTCGGTTCCGGCGTCATCTACAACAGCGACGGCTACATTGTCACCAAAAGCAGCAATCTGGCAAATTTCGAAGAGATCAAAGTCACGCTTTGCAACCAGAAACAATATGCGGCAACTTACATTGGGACTGACGAATTTACCGGACTCTCGCTCATAAAAATCGAAGCGGACAGTTTGTTCCCGGTGCAGTTCGGCGATTCTCGTCAGCAGCCCATCTATTCGCCGGTGGTCATCCTGGGAAATTCTCTCGGCATCGCTCCCTTCGCCAGTTTTGGCTTAATCAATGGCATCAAAGCGCCGGACATGCTCATCATTTCCGCGCAGATAAATCCCGGAAACAACGGCGCCGGCGTCTTTAATTTGAACGGCGAATTAGTGGGTGTCGTCTCCGCGCAATTGACGCCAACAACGGGGACAACCGTAAATTCCGCTTACCAGTCCGCCGGTGTGGCGTTGGCGAGCAATCAGGTGAAGCGGATCATCGGCAATATTTTGAAAATGCAGCACGAACAAAAAGGATGGCTGGGAATTGACATCGAAGTTGATTCTCTGGCAAAGGGGAAAATAATCATCAGTAGCGTTGTCCCTGGCTCGCCGGCAGACCGCTCAGGCCTCAAAAAAGGGGACAGGCTGCTCAAGTACAACGATTCATTTTTCACGTCCCTCGATCAATTTGCATCTTTGATAGAAAATACAAAACCGGGCACAACGGTTTCCATCGATTTCATTCGTCAAAATCGCCATCTGAAAGTCTTCCCGCAAATCGGCGTCCGCAGACCCATTCATTTCAATCTCAAGAAACCACCGCTAAAAGGCGTCTTGCCGGACAACTTCAAAATCGACCGCTCCATCGAAGCGATGACTATTTCGCGCGAGTATTTTGAGCGTTTGAATGCGCAGATTTACCAATTGCAGAACGAAGTAAAGATGCTCAAGGCGAAAATGAAAACAGCACAGGAATGA
- the asnB gene encoding asparagine synthase B: MCSILGILDIKSNANELRGLAIELSKLQRHRGPDWSGVYVNDNAILAHERLAIVDVESGSQPILSENGNLALAVNGEIYNHKELEEKLTIPYAFQTRSDCEVINALYREKGVNFLNDLNGIFAFILYDNTEKSYLIARDHIGIVPLYYGYDERGNFYVASEMKAIINVCRKIQEFPPGHYYHSKEGKFVRYYDPLWQKYEHTKDNATDTKLLKQSLEDAVHRQLMSDVPYGVLLSGGLDSTIIAAIAKKFAQRRIETNDLQDAWWPQLHSFAIGLEGSPDLIAAKKAADFIGSIHHEFHYTIQEGLDALNDVIYHIETYDITTIRASTPMYLIARKIKSMGVKMVLSGEGADEIFGGYLYFHKAPHARALHEETVRKIFQLHKFDCLRANKSMASWGVEARVPFLDRELLDVAMTINPESKLVKNGRMEKQILRDTFRNYLPPTIRHRQKEQFSDGVGYKWIDTLKKIAKQEITDKMMEEANYRFPINTPMTKEGYYYRTIFEKYFPSDDAARCVPAGPSVACSTPDALKWDKNLNEMIDPSGRAVKNVHKDSY; this comes from the coding sequence ATGTGCTCAATCCTCGGCATTCTGGACATTAAATCAAACGCCAATGAATTGCGCGGACTGGCAATTGAACTTTCAAAATTGCAGCGGCATCGCGGTCCTGACTGGTCGGGCGTCTATGTGAACGACAACGCAATTTTGGCGCACGAAAGGTTGGCAATCGTGGATGTGGAAAGTGGTTCCCAACCTATTCTGAGTGAAAATGGAAATTTAGCGCTGGCGGTGAATGGCGAAATTTACAATCACAAAGAATTAGAAGAGAAATTAACAATTCCGTATGCATTTCAAACGCGATCAGATTGCGAGGTGATCAATGCGCTGTATCGTGAAAAGGGCGTCAACTTTTTGAATGATCTAAATGGTATTTTCGCTTTCATTTTGTACGATAATACAGAAAAAAGCTATTTAATCGCCAGGGATCATATTGGAATCGTTCCGCTTTACTATGGCTATGATGAGCGAGGAAACTTTTATGTAGCATCGGAAATGAAGGCAATTATTAATGTTTGCCGAAAAATTCAAGAATTTCCGCCGGGGCATTACTATCACAGCAAAGAAGGAAAATTTGTTCGCTATTATGATCCGCTGTGGCAAAAGTATGAGCACACAAAAGACAATGCGACCGACACCAAGCTGCTAAAACAGTCACTCGAAGACGCGGTACACCGCCAATTGATGTCAGATGTTCCTTACGGCGTTTTATTATCCGGCGGGCTCGATTCAACAATAATTGCCGCCATTGCCAAAAAATTTGCCCAGCGACGCATTGAAACCAACGATTTGCAAGATGCCTGGTGGCCTCAACTGCATTCGTTTGCGATTGGGCTGGAAGGATCGCCTGATTTAATCGCGGCAAAAAAAGCGGCGGATTTCATCGGTTCAATTCATCATGAATTTCACTACACAATTCAGGAAGGCCTGGATGCGCTAAACGACGTCATTTATCACATCGAAACATACGACATTACAACAATCAGAGCTTCGACGCCCATGTACTTAATAGCCCGGAAAATTAAATCAATGGGCGTTAAAATGGTGCTTTCCGGTGAAGGAGCTGATGAAATTTTTGGCGGCTACCTCTATTTTCACAAGGCGCCGCATGCTCGGGCACTCCATGAAGAAACTGTGCGCAAAATTTTTCAGCTTCATAAATTTGATTGTCTTCGTGCGAATAAATCCATGGCTTCCTGGGGCGTCGAAGCACGCGTGCCGTTTCTGGATCGCGAACTTTTAGATGTCGCTATGACCATCAATCCGGAAAGCAAACTAGTAAAAAACGGACGCATGGAAAAACAAATTTTGCGTGATACTTTTCGCAACTATCTGCCGCCAACTATTCGCCACAGGCAAAAAGAACAATTTTCCGATGGCGTTGGCTACAAGTGGATCGATACGCTGAAAAAAATTGCCAAACAAGAAATAACCGATAAAATGATGGAAGAAGCGAATTATCGTTTCCCAATAAATACACCAATGACAAAAGAAGGTTATTACTACCGAACCATTTTCGAAAAATATTTCCCGTCAGACGATGCGGCTCGCTGTGTGCCAGCGGGACCTTCAGTTGCTTGCAGCACGCCGGATGCTCTCAAATGGGATAAAAATCTCAACGAAATGATTGATCCATCAGGCAGAGCTGTGAAAAATGTGCATAAAGATAGTTATTGA
- the holA gene encoding DNA polymerase III subunit delta, giving the protein MAVKSKKQNVLTYLEAIREIENGAPGAIYFVYGEERFLHDEFIHWARKKLVDPATADFNFNLFYAEGSDADAIVGIARSYPMMAQRRLVIVRDLQNFKIGALNRLAAYAKNPMTTTCLILSFPVKTLTQKWAREILKSAVGINCRELYDNETMDWIRSNVRSRRMEIEPLAVQELYHLVGSSLMNLVNEINKIEINIAPRKKIILDDVRQIASMSRQNTVFDLANAVGAKKMSEALSILHNLLNQGVRESVIVAQLARHFIVLLKIKECYRKKVFSNQEIQKLTKLHPFFINKMKNQVNQFEGRQIRLAFSHLANADYQLKSNYLTKKMVLEILLYNLINKENDAPAFI; this is encoded by the coding sequence ATGGCGGTAAAATCAAAAAAACAAAACGTTCTGACCTATCTTGAGGCCATTCGAGAAATCGAAAACGGCGCGCCGGGGGCGATTTATTTCGTTTACGGCGAAGAACGTTTTTTGCACGATGAGTTCATTCATTGGGCGCGAAAAAAATTGGTGGACCCGGCGACGGCGGATTTCAATTTCAATTTATTTTACGCCGAAGGAAGCGATGCGGACGCTATCGTTGGTATCGCCCGGTCTTATCCCATGATGGCGCAGCGGAGGCTGGTGATTGTGCGCGATCTACAAAATTTCAAAATCGGCGCTTTGAATCGCCTGGCTGCCTACGCGAAAAACCCGATGACAACGACTTGTTTGATTCTCTCCTTTCCGGTGAAAACTTTGACGCAAAAATGGGCAAGAGAGATACTCAAGTCGGCGGTGGGAATCAACTGCCGGGAGTTGTACGATAACGAAACCATGGACTGGATTCGCAGCAATGTCCGCTCGCGGCGGATGGAAATCGAGCCTCTGGCAGTGCAGGAATTGTATCATTTGGTTGGCAGTTCGCTGATGAATTTAGTGAACGAAATCAACAAAATCGAAATTAACATTGCGCCGAGAAAGAAAATTATTCTTGACGACGTGCGACAGATCGCCAGCATGAGCAGACAAAACACGGTTTTCGATCTCGCGAACGCGGTGGGCGCAAAAAAGATGTCCGAAGCGCTGTCGATTTTGCACAATTTATTGAATCAGGGCGTCAGGGAATCTGTGATTGTGGCGCAGTTGGCGCGTCATTTTATTGTTTTATTGAAAATAAAAGAGTGTTATCGAAAAAAAGTGTTCTCCAATCAGGAGATCCAAAAGCTGACGAAGTTGCATCCGTTTTTTATCAATAAGATGAAAAATCAGGTGAATCAATTTGAGGGCCGTCAAATTCGTCTGGCTTTCTCGCATTTAGCCAATGCGGATTATCAATTGAAATCAAACTATCTCACCAAAAAAATGGTTTTAGAGATATTATTGTACAATTTGATTAATAAAGAAAATGATGCGCCAGCGTTTATTTGA
- a CDS encoding zf-HC2 domain-containing protein, giving the protein MNTCHRYEELFSEYIEGEISRDHKQTLEGHMRQCSVCAQKIGDINGLRQILIALPRVKVSSDFDSLLRARIRLENRKRKTLSGRLMSSEPFRLPAYALSFAVILIALVLVFSKITQTRRGLPTEATNLAVIENSETQPASGLVTIYPIDRTSVNRVMGREHADQWQNATTRAAESDTLKLSPQTYPITRTQARFYQTTF; this is encoded by the coding sequence ATGAATACCTGTCATCGTTACGAAGAACTTTTTTCCGAGTACATCGAAGGAGAAATCAGTCGCGATCACAAGCAAACGTTGGAAGGCCACATGCGGCAGTGCTCTGTGTGCGCTCAGAAAATCGGCGACATCAATGGACTGCGCCAAATACTCATCGCGTTACCGAGGGTGAAGGTTTCCTCTGATTTTGACAGTCTGCTCCGTGCCAGAATCCGATTGGAAAATCGAAAGCGAAAGACTCTTTCCGGCAGACTGATGTCAAGCGAGCCGTTCCGGCTGCCGGCTTATGCCTTATCCTTTGCTGTTATTCTCATCGCATTGGTGCTGGTGTTTTCAAAGATAACGCAGACGCGCCGGGGATTGCCGACAGAAGCGACCAATCTGGCGGTTATCGAAAATAGTGAGACCCAGCCAGCTTCCGGCCTGGTAACGATTTATCCCATTGACCGGACAAGCGTCAATAGAGTGATGGGCAGAGAACACGCTGATCAATGGCAAAACGCAACGACGAGAGCCGCGGAGTCGGACACCTTGAAATTATCGCCGCAAACGTATCCGATCACGCGAACACAGGCTCGTTTTTATCAAACAACCTTCTGA
- a CDS encoding methionine/alanine import family NSS transporter small subunit encodes MEATAILMMILLIGLIWGGFAFSLTLALKKERKKMSDLQR; translated from the coding sequence ATGGAAGCGACTGCTATTTTGATGATGATTTTGCTCATCGGATTGATCTGGGGGGGATTTGCCTTTTCGCTGACTTTGGCTTTAAAAAAAGAAAGAAAGAAAATGTCTGATCTGCAAAGATGA
- a CDS encoding sodium-dependent transporter, with protein sequence MKKKEYFTSRWGLLLAALGMAIGTGNIWRFPRIAAQNGGATFLIPWIIFLFLWSIPLLITELAIGKSTRMGVVGAFGKLIGKKYTFLGAFVAFCTMAIMFYYSVVMGWCVKYFVAAISGDLAGVSGYDYWNGFSASTFQPILFHFISISIAALILLRGVVRGLERANKILIPSLFFLIILGTIRALTLPGATEGLSFFFNPQWKLLLNHKVWLNALTQSAWSTGAGWGLLLTYGVYIKEKEDIVLNSFVTGFGNNSASLLVGMMIFPAVFALAPQLGLVPETVLAEVGPANTGMAFIWIPALFSKLGGGQFFTAIFFLALAFAALSSLLAMIEMVTRILMDMGMRRWRAISIVWAVGFLLGIPSAVNLNFFGNQDWAWGVGLMVSGFLFSLAVIIFNPKKFRELLINTVGNDIRIGPWFDILIKYVIPVEFVLLLGWWFWQSVSWSENWWNPFETYSLGTCLFQWALVFLAFGLLNKKLNQKIFPVE encoded by the coding sequence ATGAAGAAAAAGGAATATTTCACTTCTCGCTGGGGATTGCTTTTGGCAGCGCTGGGCATGGCGATCGGGACCGGAAATATCTGGCGGTTTCCGCGCATTGCAGCGCAGAATGGCGGCGCTACGTTTCTCATCCCCTGGATCATTTTTCTGTTTTTGTGGTCTATTCCGTTACTCATTACGGAACTGGCAATCGGAAAATCGACGCGCATGGGCGTGGTCGGCGCGTTTGGGAAATTAATCGGCAAAAAATACACTTTTTTGGGCGCGTTTGTCGCGTTTTGCACCATGGCGATCATGTTTTACTATTCCGTGGTCATGGGCTGGTGCGTGAAATATTTTGTCGCGGCGATTTCCGGCGATCTGGCAGGTGTCAGCGGTTACGATTACTGGAATGGTTTTTCCGCTTCGACATTTCAGCCGATTTTGTTTCATTTTATTTCCATTTCCATTGCCGCGTTGATTTTGTTGCGCGGCGTTGTTCGCGGTCTGGAGCGGGCGAACAAAATTCTCATTCCGTCGCTGTTTTTTCTCATTATTCTGGGCACAATTCGCGCGCTGACTCTGCCCGGCGCTACGGAAGGACTGAGTTTCTTTTTTAACCCGCAATGGAAGTTGCTGTTGAACCACAAAGTCTGGCTCAATGCGCTCACGCAATCGGCGTGGTCAACCGGCGCTGGCTGGGGCTTGTTGCTCACGTACGGCGTTTACATCAAAGAAAAAGAAGACATTGTGCTCAATTCTTTTGTGACTGGTTTTGGCAACAATTCTGCGTCGTTGTTGGTGGGCATGATGATTTTCCCGGCGGTTTTTGCGCTGGCACCGCAGTTGGGTCTGGTTCCGGAAACCGTTCTGGCAGAAGTGGGACCCGCAAACACGGGCATGGCGTTCATCTGGATTCCGGCGTTGTTTTCCAAATTAGGCGGTGGCCAATTTTTCACGGCGATCTTTTTTCTGGCGTTGGCATTTGCGGCGCTGTCTTCGCTGCTGGCGATGATCGAAATGGTCACGAGAATTTTGATGGACATGGGAATGCGACGCTGGCGCGCAATTTCAATTGTGTGGGCTGTCGGTTTTTTGTTGGGAATTCCCTCGGCTGTCAATTTGAATTTTTTCGGCAATCAGGACTGGGCCTGGGGCGTGGGTTTGATGGTGAGCGGATTTTTATTTTCGCTGGCAGTGATAATTTTTAATCCCAAAAAATTTCGGGAATTATTAATCAACACTGTCGGAAACGACATTCGCATCGGCCCCTGGTTCGATATTTTGATAAAATATGTAATTCCGGTGGAATTTGTGCTGCTTTTGGGTTGGTGGTTCTGGCAGTCCGTTTCCTGGTCTGAAAATTGGTGGAATCCGTTCGAGACCTATTCGTTAGGGACATGTTTGTTTCAATGGGCGCTGGTGTTTCTCGCTTTTGGGCTGCTCAATAAAAAATTAAATCAAAAGATTTTTCCTGTGGAGTGA
- a CDS encoding carbohydrate binding family 9 domain-containing protein — MMKKVFLVLFALITVTFAQIHPPKKMILHKTNEMIKVDGKIESAWNAADSASDFIQFQPYHGKDPSVRTTVRVLATEDALFCLFECQQKPEEIQRITGVLDNSSGDAVSLILDTFGNRRTAYKFSISAGGVRSDCLLLDDARDRDYSWDGIWFARTKIYDWGYVVEMKIPFKSIQFTQGLTDWGLDFDRWVSSRKEDIYWCFYEENEGQRISKFGRLIFDNFQITQKSAHLEIYPLGITKVNYLSQKKYEVNPDFGLDVLYNPSEKINFQFTANPDFAQIEADPYTFNISRYETYFEERRPFFIEGNEIFKAAGRQRNSGFYRPLELFYSRRIGEKLPDGTEVPLLFGAKASGRMAPYEYGAFLALTGETKYKSGDETMIEDRAAFGSVRLKRQILNNSSVGLLFVNKSTPQENNGVIDVDGAFRGASWQLAYQLARSYKNSSGDFAASAGFTRLSKRWLALMRTRYIGENFDVDGVGFVPWRGTGELIAVVGPRWYFPKGKISSILLYMGGLLNYERVDAFTDRGGVLGFNLQFRNNWGGELTYVFAESKDQGVRYKYYQVHTNAWLGISPDWHASFWANYSKTYNFYRDYLAFFVNGGAYFYWNVMDQLRIGTSANFFVEGNPDNEVNEVVFNSRPFLSLTPVNNLNIRIYFDNLGFRSTKQLEQTIFGFLFSYNFSPKSWVYLAINELRDRSDEYDALGALLPSKLHVTDRAGVLKIKYLYYF, encoded by the coding sequence ATGATGAAGAAGGTTTTTCTTGTTTTGTTTGCGCTGATAACAGTCACTTTTGCCCAAATTCACCCACCGAAAAAGATGATCCTTCACAAAACTAACGAAATGATCAAAGTTGACGGAAAAATTGAATCAGCCTGGAATGCAGCAGATTCGGCATCTGATTTCATTCAGTTTCAGCCTTATCACGGGAAAGACCCTTCAGTGAGAACCACTGTGCGTGTGCTGGCTACTGAAGATGCCCTTTTTTGCCTTTTTGAGTGCCAGCAAAAGCCGGAAGAAATTCAGCGCATCACCGGCGTGCTGGACAATTCCTCCGGCGACGCGGTTTCTCTCATCCTGGATACGTTTGGCAATCGCCGCACGGCGTACAAATTCAGCATTTCCGCCGGCGGCGTTCGCAGCGATTGTTTGCTGTTGGACGATGCTCGTGACCGCGACTATTCCTGGGACGGAATCTGGTTTGCGCGTACGAAAATTTACGACTGGGGCTATGTCGTGGAAATGAAAATTCCTTTCAAATCCATCCAATTCACGCAGGGGCTGACTGATTGGGGGCTTGATTTTGATCGTTGGGTGTCGTCGCGGAAGGAAGATATTTATTGGTGTTTTTACGAAGAGAATGAAGGGCAGCGAATTTCCAAATTTGGCAGGCTGATTTTTGACAATTTTCAGATCACGCAAAAAAGCGCTCATCTGGAGATTTATCCCCTGGGAATCACCAAGGTCAACTATTTGTCTCAAAAAAAGTACGAAGTGAATCCTGATTTTGGTCTGGATGTTTTGTACAATCCATCGGAAAAAATAAATTTTCAATTTACTGCGAATCCGGATTTTGCGCAAATCGAGGCCGATCCTTACACCTTCAACATTTCCCGCTACGAGACCTATTTTGAAGAACGCCGGCCGTTTTTCATTGAAGGAAATGAAATCTTCAAGGCTGCAGGCAGGCAGAGAAATTCTGGTTTTTACAGGCCGCTGGAATTGTTCTATTCCCGGCGCATCGGAGAAAAACTTCCCGATGGCACAGAAGTGCCACTGCTGTTTGGCGCAAAAGCATCGGGACGAATGGCGCCGTACGAGTATGGCGCATTTCTCGCGCTGACCGGTGAGACAAAATACAAATCCGGCGACGAGACGATGATCGAAGACCGCGCTGCCTTTGGCTCGGTGCGTCTCAAGCGGCAAATTTTGAACAATTCTTCCGTGGGCTTGCTGTTTGTCAACAAATCAACGCCTCAGGAAAATAACGGTGTCATCGACGTGGACGGCGCGTTTCGGGGAGCAAGTTGGCAATTGGCGTATCAATTGGCTCGATCTTACAAAAATAGCTCCGGCGATTTTGCTGCCTCGGCTGGTTTTACGCGTTTGTCAAAAAGATGGCTCGCGCTGATGCGCACGCGTTACATCGGAGAAAATTTTGATGTGGACGGCGTGGGATTTGTGCCCTGGCGCGGAACCGGTGAGTTAATTGCTGTTGTGGGACCTCGTTGGTATTTTCCGAAGGGAAAAATTAGCAGCATTCTTCTTTACATGGGCGGATTATTGAATTACGAAAGGGTTGATGCCTTCACCGACCGCGGCGGCGTTTTGGGTTTTAATCTGCAATTTCGCAATAATTGGGGCGGTGAATTGACCTATGTCTTCGCTGAATCAAAAGATCAGGGCGTGCGCTACAAATATTATCAGGTGCACACCAATGCCTGGCTGGGCATTTCGCCCGATTGGCATGCGAGTTTTTGGGCGAACTATTCCAAAACTTACAATTTTTACCGCGATTATCTGGCATTTTTTGTCAACGGCGGGGCTTATTTTTACTGGAATGTGATGGACCAATTGAGAATCGGGACGTCCGCCAATTTTTTTGTGGAAGGTAATCCTGACAATGAGGTCAATGAAGTTGTTTTCAACTCAAGACCTTTTTTGTCGCTCACGCCGGTGAACAATTTGAACATCCGCATCTATTTTGATAATTTGGGTTTTCGATCAACGAAGCAATTGGAGCAGACAATTTTCGGCTTTTTATTTTCCTATAATTTTTCTCCCAAAAGCTGGGTTTATCTGGCAATTAATGAACTCCGCGACCGCAGCGACGAATATGATGCCCTGGGTGCGCTTTTGCCGTCGAAACTGCATGTCACGGATCGCGCGGGCGTGCTGAAGATCAAATATTTGTACTATTTTTAG
- a CDS encoding Hsp20/alpha crystallin family protein, translating to MSLIRWQPRSEWMDLPRDLDRFFSDFGLDLWKSDSVWQPAVDIVETKDNFEVKADLPGLKKDDIKIQFEDGVLTLTGERKSEKEDKDKNFYRVERRYGKFQRSFSLPRNVKGDEIKASYKDGILIVNIPKAEEAKAKEIEIH from the coding sequence ATGTCTCTGATTCGTTGGCAACCAAGAAGTGAGTGGATGGATTTACCGAGAGATTTAGACCGATTTTTCAGCGATTTTGGTCTGGACTTGTGGAAATCCGATTCCGTGTGGCAGCCCGCTGTGGACATTGTCGAAACAAAAGATAATTTTGAAGTGAAAGCGGACCTGCCGGGTTTGAAAAAAGATGACATTAAAATTCAGTTTGAAGATGGCGTGCTGACTTTGACCGGCGAACGCAAAAGCGAGAAAGAAGATAAGGACAAAAATTTCTATCGCGTTGAGCGAAGATACGGAAAATTTCAGCGTAGCTTCAGTTTGCCGCGGAATGTGAAAGGTGATGAAATCAAAGCGAGCTACAAAGACGGTATCTTGATTGTAAACATTCCCAAAGCGGAAGAAGCAAAAGCCAAAGAAATTGAAATTCACTAA
- a CDS encoding DUF1861 family protein, producing MPNGELLQFNSRKVLGKDVYNPTAPFEDRGKIYLAARVESRDSETDSQVMFFLEQNGIWKRDPETPVFALQDPFVSKIQGELVFGGVKFPVENNSWRTEFYRGKDLLHLKKITEGPLAMKDIRLVELADGRVGVFTRPMGEIGGRGKIGFMILNSPDELAIADLWDAEILEGQFSEEQWGGVNAAYFLSHEKIGVLGHFAYFSTLPNGEQIKHYHAIAFIFDYQRWEWTPFQIIARRRDFSACDAKRSPELDDVVLPGGIQFLGDGMAELYAGLSDVACGKLELKDPFVKLC from the coding sequence ATGCCCAACGGAGAACTTTTGCAATTCAATTCCCGGAAAGTATTAGGCAAAGATGTTTACAATCCCACCGCTCCGTTTGAAGATCGCGGGAAAATTTATCTTGCCGCGCGCGTGGAATCCCGCGATAGTGAGACAGACAGTCAGGTGATGTTCTTTCTCGAACAGAACGGAATCTGGAAGCGCGATCCGGAGACGCCCGTGTTTGCTCTGCAAGATCCGTTTGTTTCCAAAATTCAGGGAGAGCTTGTTTTCGGCGGCGTCAAATTTCCGGTGGAAAATAATAGCTGGCGCACCGAGTTTTATCGCGGAAAAGATTTGCTGCATTTGAAAAAAATTACCGAAGGGCCTTTGGCAATGAAGGACATCCGGCTGGTTGAATTGGCTGATGGCAGAGTCGGAGTTTTCACACGCCCCATGGGTGAAATCGGCGGCAGAGGAAAAATCGGATTTATGATTTTGAATTCACCGGACGAATTAGCTATTGCTGATTTGTGGGATGCTGAAATTTTGGAAGGTCAATTTTCCGAAGAACAATGGGGCGGCGTGAATGCTGCCTATTTTTTGAGCCATGAAAAAATTGGAGTGTTGGGCCATTTTGCCTATTTTTCTACTCTCCCAAATGGCGAACAAATCAAGCACTATCATGCTATTGCTTTTATTTTCGATTATCAAAGATGGGAATGGACGCCGTTTCAGATAATTGCCAGACGGCGCGATTTTTCTGCCTGCGACGCCAAGCGCTCGCCGGAATTGGACGACGTTGTGCTGCCTGGCGGAATTCAATTTCTGGGAGATGGAATGGCGGAGCTGTACGCCGGATTGTCTGACGTCGCCTGCGGGAAATTGGAATTGAAAGATCCGTTTGTCAAACTTTGTTAG